The genomic window AAATCCTCCAAATCAAAGTACACACTCTTGTCACCGTACTTTGCCACCACAGCACCAGCCCTGCAATTCAATACAGAAGATTCCAAAGACTAGCCCAAGTTCATACCTCCCTCAAACAATGAATGCAttcagttttttgtttttaccttGAGTTACCCACTCTCAAACTTCGGCGAGCTGGCTTGACGGAGAGCTTAGTTCCGGAAATGGAGCTGCCGGCAAGGCCCTTGATGTTGATAGGTTGTACTGCAGCTAAGGTTGCTAGAGAAGCCATGGCCTTTGCTCTGCTCCAAACTCAGTTCCTTCTTCCTCGGTTGGCTGGCTTTTGAGTAGTAGCAGAGTATTTGGGCTTTTGAGATTTTGCATGGATCATGGGATGCCACGTGGCAAACTGGGTTTTCCTGGGGGATATGTCGAATCCAGATTTGGTGGTGCCATGGGGTTGATGGTGGATAAGGCTATCCATTCATGATCTTTTGTCATCAGGTCTGGGTCTGGCTTGCTGAGGGTGGGAGGATCTGTGGACACGTGTTTTAATCACGGAGAGTGTCGCACCCTCTATACCGTACTACCTGAATGACCTTATCAATCAATGAAGATTCCAAATATACTATCACAGCCgtccaattttcctttttttttttttaaaaaaaaacttttaattctctaatgattttttttaaatgataaaaataaacaaataaaacttaaatcttgacttgaaaattctaaaatatatgcaaaaaaaaatctaaataaaaacaattatttatctctttaaaatatatgaaaattatgttttaaaaatgagattattaatattaaattttaatgaaagttttattaattagttttaacAACGGTactaaaatgttatattaataataataataatataaaatagaaaaatagaaataaattaaaattataaaaaaatattttgtctttacttaaaatttaacttattcaattataaaatataaaaattaaatcaaattagaaaattttaaaattttaaaatataactaaaagttTATTAATGTGTATTGTGTcttcctttttcaattttttttaagaaaaagggaaaaaaatatttttagaaaagaaattaaaaacgaGAAAAAACGTGACACTTAAAGATTAAAAGAGAAGAGTCATAGAATCAGAGTAAAGAAAGATAGAAAGAAGATTCTAAATTCAAAGAATATGAGACTTATAAAACATATTCATTTTTCCTAATTTCctttaagggtatttttgtcttttgCATTTCATGTTCTTAACATCAATTAtgttaaatatatgaattttaaatccATTATCTGTTTTAACTAGCTTTAAATATTCATTGAATCTAATTCCTAGGATCTCTATTCATATAGGTTGGGTTGCCATCACACGAGATTAACAAAAAACCTCGTCTAATCATGGATAAAGAGTAATAATTAGAGTTAGTAATGAgggaaattttaaaaacctaaatcgGAAGCAATGACCCTAGTCCTTGCCCCATACCTATCCCATCCTTTTTTCgattatattattgtttttattataaatgattttatgcttttaaaataacatactatatataatttaatttttaaaaatattcattttaaatatattaggttatatataattttatatttaaaaattaaaaaaactaattaaggTTGTTGGGAATGAGGAATTTATTCCCTTAATGAGGATTCATCTTCTTCACCTTACCTAGTCTAAGATAGGGAATGGAACGAGGATGAGAAATaagtttagaaaattattttttaaaaatgtaagaaTAAAAAGAGATGAATTGCAAtctttacaataaaaaattttaatggaGAGGATTccaatatttatattaatttaaaggaaaaatcgAGTTTCTACACACTCATATAAAACtaatcataaaatagaaatcttctaaaaataattcaaatttcatgtaCCCACCGATCAAATGTAGTACTTAAGATGATCAAATGTAAtacttatatcattaaaaggtgATACCTCAATAATTGAAGATATTATATTGGACTAAAAAATGTATaaagtattaattatttttaaataattacttaaaatttatattttataaactcgattttttattttgtggttTTTTCATTTGAGTACTTAGAAACATATTTTTcctgaatttaaattaatttaaaattcataacaATCCACACATAAACAtacaaattaatattaataataagtccttcaaatttgaatttataatttaaaaatcaaattttgaaaatttgaatcacACTTTAATGTTATTAACAACCAACACCTAATGCCTGTTTGGTGTTTGGTGTTGACTCCAGGGATGAGAAAAACAAACAAGCAATGACATTTGACTTTAGCACCTGCCATACTCAAATCATGTTGACTTTGTTCCCAAATTGGGATGGAAATCTTGTAGAAAGATGGGTAATTTGCATTGCAAAGCAGACTAGTCTATTGGACCGATCAAAATGAAACCCATAATCAAAATGAACCGATCTCTGATTTCTGGGTCTCAATTACTAAACCTGCTGTCCCTCCTAATCTTTCCCACATCTCCTACCAAAGCCTTGTAGTTTGAGAGCTTGGAAAACCCATATGAGAACCTCTCAAAGAGCTGCTCCAGGCTAATCCCAAACCTCACCACATGTGAAAGTGTCCTGGGATCTCTGGAAATATCAGAATCAATCTTCAGCAACCCTCTTCCATTCAATGTGTCTATGAAGTAGCGATTGTCGAATGATGTTGCAGTGGCATCATTTGTCGCAAAAGCTATGTCTGACACAGAAGGACCGCTGTAGATTGTCTTCAACACGAATGCATGGGAAGGTGATATTGCAGGGTCAGCTCTCGGCCGGAGCCTGTTCTCAAAGTTCCGGCAATGGCCTACGCCTAGAGTATGAGCGCCTGCAACCAAATTACATTTAATTAGAACAACAGTAAGTGCTACGATGCTGAAgctcttttttcaaattttattttggcgAGAATTCAttataatagattttttttctatttttaaattattctcattagttataatttcctatttttgtgttttggccatattgtttcctatttttgtgttttaggtttatgtatatatattcattcttaatcaatgaaaaagttaagtcattgtttctcaataatcctctctctacttcaatatGGTATTAAGAGCCTAATTTTCTTGGACgtattttcttcatctttttttttcccttctcctTAATGGCTTCCGATGCATCCTTCTCCTCCACCAACGATCCTATCACCATCCCCTCCTTACAATCAATCTCTCCAATATCACCAAATTGTCATCCACCAATTATCTCACATGGAGCCTTCAAAACCAATCTCTTCTTGAAGGTTATGATCTTCATCACTTCATTGATGACGCTCATACTCCACCACCACCCACCGTCACCGTCACTGGTGTTGCATCCTTAAATCCGGCATACACAACCTGGAAGTATCAGGATCGTCTCATTTTTAGCACTCTCCTTGGTGCTATCTCTGTTTCACTACAACCGCTTATTGCTCGCACCACCACTTCCCTTGATGTATGACAAACCTTAACCAATACCTATGCCAAATCATCTCGTTATCGTATTAAACAATTGAAGGAACAATTACAGCGGTGTACCAAGGGCTCTCTAACTTATTGGACTTACGCCTTTGCCATTGTTGTATATCTCATCAACCGTATGCCCACACCCACGCTACATCTCTCATCTCCTTTTGACAAACTCTTTGAGTCTCCATCCAACTACACTAAACTTCGAGTGCTCGATTGCTTATGTTAACCGTGGtttcattcttattttcaaCATAAACTTGACTCTTGTTCCACTCcttgtgtttttcttggttactcttCAACACAAAGTGCCTATATTGTCTATCTTGGTCATCATCCAATTTCCTCAGCAGATCAACTTGCCGACACTCTTACTAAACCGCTTCTACGAAGTCACTTCCAAGAATTACAGGTCAAGATTGGCGTCTCCTCCGGAGCTCCATCTTGAGGGGGCTTATTAGAGAACTCATTACAAcaattttccttctatttttaaattcttctaattagttgtaatttcctatttttttgttttgggctaattctaggattgtttcctatttttgtgttttgggtagattgttttctatttttgtattttaggtttgtgtatatatattaattcttAATCAATGAAAAAGTTAAGCTATTGTTTCTCAATAATCCTCTCTCTACTTCAACAGTATGTACCCATGAGTGCAACTCCCTCTTCGATACTGATAATATTCTTCTAGCCGAAAATTTTGATTAGTTCATCAACGGAAATGTCAGCTTTAGGAAGCTGTTCATCAGCTCTCTCCTTGCTTGCAACGAGGGTGTCTCTTCTACCAGTCAAAACCTCTATATATGGTCCCCTTATCTGCTCTAATACAAATTAAAGTCACTACACATGTTGATGTCTTCCACAGTTCCTTGATTCTTATACATCATGAGGGACACAACCAAATTCTTATGATCAATATCGTGCGGAAGGTTGAGTGCAAACATTATAGTTTAAGAATATAAAGATAGAATACGAGGTTTTGATGCGATTGGATCAAATATGTCTATGCCCATGATAAGAGTTggaaaatatgagattttttggaACCAATAATTGTATTTGGTTCTTTCATTCATGAATATAGGCATGTTGAGTTGAATTATGCTAAAACCTCATGTTTCTTTGTGGATTGTTGTTTTTATATTCTTGAACTAAGATGTTAATATTGAAGCTCTTGACACAATAATCAAGGCATATATATGAGCATACAAAAGTGATCACATAGCTTCATTGAGCTTGAATTTCTAAGAAATCAAGAGTTGAACTTACCAGAAAGATGGCCTCCCTTGCAGCCAACTGGATGATATCAGCACAAGAAACAATTTGAGGACACATTCTCGAGGGAGCTCTTTATCTCATCAATGGTGTCAAGTTTCCGGATTCCGAAATTCTTCTTAGATAATGTCTTACTTGTGAGGCTACTCGAATCCCCAAGAAGAAATGAAACAGCACAACCctgtaagaaaaataaatacaagcTTTAAGTACTTCAAACacttaaaaaacaaagacaaattaaagagagagagggagggagggagggagtaactgataaaattttaaacgaCATAGGATCACATGTAGACATTAAAACATTCATTAAATGACAATAAATGAAATGTTTACTTTGATTAATGCCATGAAAAGTCATTTTCGTGTTTCACTAGTGTCCAAGAATATGTTTAGTTCGTGATGGTATGAAAATCTGAGTTCGATGAGCTCTTCTTTTTCTACACCCAAGATTCAATCCGTGTGTGCTATCAAGACAATTATGCAATGcgtctttttttatatatatatttatatatatcacATATTACACACATTATTTagaccacttgacttaatgagTCAGTTAAGTGAATTAAGATGAGCccataaaaaaacaagtaataatatGTATCAAGTCCCGTTATgaaccacaatgcaaaaataaaataatattgatttatgacattatcacattgattatgtaagATTACGCATAAAAAATTCCAACGGTAACTACATCAACTCGACAGTCATGGAAAGTGAGTCTTAACAGGGCCGCAATAGTGGAAGGATGGCCCACCATACTTGTTCTTGCTTTCTGCTTTACAATAACCTCTGCGCTCGGACAGCTATCCCTTTATAGAAATGAAGCTCAAGCCCATCAACCCTTTCAGCTGTGTCTACAACCCCATTTGCAGGGAAGGAAGCCCACAAAGCCATGGCCAAAAGCATTGGAAAAGCTTCAAACCCCATTTCGTCATTCGATTCTAGTCTTTTGTTCTTGATAGATATGGAGCCCTCTCTTTATACAGAGGAAGTGGAAGAGTACCATTTATACGCGGTTCTGTTCCATGTTCAGAGATGTAGAGACTGGAGTGCTAAAAGGTGGTGCATGTTGAAGGTTATATATCACACCATCTGGACTTGGTTCAGAGCTGGTTTTCCATTTTGTCAACCTTGATAGTTAATGCTGGTGGTACTTCTGCGTCGGAGCATTTAAGAAGGAAGTTTTAGAGTTTCCGTGGTCTCCAAAGATTAAAAATGGATGTGAATGCAACTCAAGAATAAGACATCTCCTCCCCTGGGAAAGCCACCTTTCCATGCCCACACCCCGTTGTTAGAGGAGGTTTGAAGCCATGTGAAACTTAGAATGTGGAAAGGTCCAAATTGTAAAATGTTAAACCTACCCATTTCCCAATCTCCACTGTTGAATGTATGTTGAAATTTAGAATGTTGAATGAAGTAACAAACAAATGGAACTAAAGTATAAGTTACATATGAATGGAACTCACGCATGAAGTCATTTGGGTTCcatttggaaattgtttttaaaaataattttataaaaatataaaaatatatttgataaaaaaaaaaaaaatcatgttttacttgttttaagTTATTACGTgagattggtttttttttttttttttaaataatgatataaatataaaaaaataattaaaagataaactaCTACATACAAACTTAatgtttaaaacatatttttaaatatagaaaaaaaataataagaaaattttagattCCCAAAAAACGACTATcctataaaacattataaaattttttttcaaaaagtaacCTCAAAATATACTTTGAGAATTGCTTTGGAacttaaatgtttttaacttattttttatattttttaaatataatttaaaaataatctttatttttaattattctttatatttgtataattattttttaaaagaaaaaaaaataattaaaaaatattatttaaaaatatcatattttctatttaaaaaaaataaaaaaactaatttttattttctaattatcatatctatcttcttatttatttttattttattgagcaaaaaattattttttaaggcaGTTACCAATTAGAGCTTATTTTCCTAAATTCATGAAACTAGGACAGGGAGATCCTAAACCACCACAAGGACATGATATTCCCACGCCCAAACACACCCAAAACCCAATCCACAAAGATTGGCAAAAACCAAAACCAACCCACATCCTCCTCCCAAACCCAGCAATGTCTCTCCTCCAATCTCTCAAACTCACCACCCCATTCCTCCATGGCTCCAGCAACCTCTCTCTCCTCTCCAAACCTTCCTCCACCTCCCTCGCCTCACCACCACCCCCACCCACCTTTCTCCCCCCAATCCGTGCTATGAAGTCCATGCAGGGCCGAGTTGTTTGCGCCACCAGTGATAAGACTGTGGCTGTGGAGGTGGTCAGACTTGCGCCACACCCAAAGTACAAGAGGAGagtgaggaagaagaagaagtaccAGGCACATGACCCAGACAACCAGTTCAAAGTTGGGGACGTTGTGCAGCTCGAAAAGAGCAGACCCATTAGCAAGACTAAGACTTTTGTTGCAATTCCAGTTCCAAACAGGAACAGGGCCAAGAGCCAAGAGGCAGCGGCGGGAGAGCTTGAGATTCCATTGGAGTCTCAGCAGGCTTAGTatgcttttgttttgttttgcgGTGGATGCATTCGAAGTGGGATTTTGTTGTTATTGTGTTTAAATTTGTGTACTGAATTGGGTTGAACTGAGATAATGAATTTGGAATTTGGTTTTACAATAATGCTTCAATTTTAGCTTTGAATGTGGGGTTGTCAATTGGGTTGGGTTTTCGTCTCTTTTAGAGTTCTATTTTCTGGCTatgcttgaatttttttatgggGTGTGGATTGAGTTTCATTGTTGTAATTTGGGGTTTTCTTTGTGTTCTATCTTTCAGATGGGGTTTAGTCTCTTGATGATgagtttcttttgattttttttctgaatTGGATTCTGTATGATGCTTAATCAATGTGCTACTGGGCTTCAATAAGGTATTAAGAACTATTTGGAAAGGATAAAATGGAGAGCCTGGAAAATGATGAATATGTACAAAATAAGAATGATAGCTGGCTTTTGGTCAGTTAGAAttcttagaaaaaaatttgggaTTTAATCCTATAATTCAAGGTATGTTCCGATTctggaattattgaattatatGGTATAAATTTGGGTTGTATTTGATTGATGAAGCAGTTGAGAAGAATTTAAGAAATTCTGTGACCCCAGATGGAATAAACCTTCCCTACCAAGGACCAAGTACTAGCATTAGAAAACAGTTTTGAGTACCTGAGACCTGCAAAATAGTTGTTCGATAATATGCCACAAAGAAAGTAGTTAATGGCGTTTTACTGTGCACAAACCCTTTCTAACACTGGCCGTTTGAAGTACTTTGGGAACCAACTGAGAATACATTCTCTATATCTGAATCCATGAACAATTTTGAGATAGGTAATTGACTTCTATGTGGATGTTTTTGCCTACagttcttcaatttctttcaggTATGCTTCCGGGATCACATGCTTAGTTCCACCAGTTCATCATTTTGTAAAGAATGTTCTGGGAATTGGGCTCCCatcatatacaaaataatataaaggcTGGAGTATGAAATGGCATGTTGAAACACAGGTAGAAACAAAATCAGTTTGAATGTGTGAAAGTTGATAAAAAGGGTATTCAACAGGCATGATAAAGTTGGTCGAGTTTTTGTGTAACGATTTTTGACTAGTGTTCAGTATTAAGTCCTAGGAGTTTCTGCAAATGAGAAGGCAAAAAAATTCAAGGAGTCTAATTGTCAAATGTTGTATGTTGCAGTCATCCATAGCATGGAAATTCCTTTCAAAACTAGTGGTTTTCTCATGTTGGTTGACTGTTGGAGAGAAGGGATCCCCTGTCTTCtttgcattttccttttttgttttgccATGGTGCATCTTCTGAGTACAGTACCGCATGCTTTACATTGTTTTTCCATGTTCCGGTTTGAGTAACGATGACTAAGATTTTAATGCTTCTACATTATACCATTGAAATTTTTGTTCAATATAAGATGTGGACTTGCATTGCTGGCTTGTTGTTTGAAGCAACCGGCACGACCTAAAGATAATAGGAAGATATGTTCCATTGCTATAGAATTTAGTAGTACACTGTGTTACAAATGGAGATAGATTTGGTTTTATAGAGCCATTTCTCATGAACAAAAATGTTGTAGGATTAGATGATTAAAATTAGGCCTTCAGCAATTAGAGAGGCTGAATCACTTTcctgtactttttttttctggttAGCCTTTGGATAGAGAATCCCTATCCGTGAAAATAGCAATTAAATTAAGGAAGACAGGAGGCAGATTGTAATCGGAAGTTCTCACTAGCTCTAACTTCCATATCATAGGAGGAATGAGAAACGACTAGAATCAGCAAGCCTTATCTCCACGATTTAAGATtggtgaagaaaaaaatgaaagaagaaacacATTAGAAGTGGCCGATTTGGCCTTGGAACCAAAAACCGAAAAAAGCCAAAACCTATAAGTTTTACAATTAATCAGAGTATCTATCTAATTAACATAGGCACACTGATCACCCATCCTCACATTGCAaacttgtttttatattttgcaaTGTACATGATACAAGAGTGTTCACAGACTCCACAGACTCCATAGTTAGTTTGGCTGTGGGGGAGGTGTTTGTTAAGACTTGAAATGCTATGGTGAGCAAAGATCCTCCTTCAGTGCTCTTCTCCTCCGGCCTAGAAGTGATGACGAGAGGCCTTGACTCAACCCCATCTGGAAGAATTGAGAAACCCGACGGCAGTATAGCAATGCTGCTGGAGTCGCACCCTGTCATCACAGACTGCATGCCGGGAATGTCTACAGGAGCATAAACCACCATGGATTCATATGCATTTGTGCAGGTATCTTGTACCACCCACATACTGTTGTCTTTGGATTTCATTGTCTGAATTCAAAATGCCCATGTTATCCTTTGTTTGTTTGAtgggaaaaagaggaaagaaaagcaaaaaaaaaacatttactCTGACTTCTGGGTGGAAAGAACTCACCTGAATAGTGACTGCATTGCCCCGATCCTGCCCTTTGGCCAAGTTTGCAATTGACTGCACTGGCCCTCCACTCAACATGATGTCCCACTGGAATTCACACATTGAAAgcttgttaaaatattttttgtactGATTATCAACATCTTATGATGGTTATCAAGGCAGAATCATCTAACCTCACTCCGGCGAGCTTCATCTCTTAAGAAATCGAATATGACGTGGGGAGCCACTGGCAGCCATACAGATGAAACTGCACACAGGATCACCCCTTGAGGCTCACCAGGATCGTTCAGGTTCTTCCTGGAAGCCACCCTTATGTCGTCTCCTGTTTTACTCGATACCTTTGTCCATGagttaaagcttgatgcccccAGCGCTCGACAAAAACTCCAGGTCATTCTTTGTGCCAACTTGAGAATGCTTTTCCTTCCCGCCAGTGTCGCAACGCCTGGAGTTCAATAATGGGTGTAAGCTAAAAAAATTTCTCAGTGAAGTATCTGATGATTGAACTAAAAATGTACTGGTAATCTAGGATTACCGCTCGAGTCCTTCGTGGGGACATTGGTTGCCATGAAGAACACCAGCCGCTCGCACTGGAGTTGCAGAGTCGCAATCCAATGCTTGGCACCAAAGGCCAGACCACTGTTAACAATTTGGCGGTACATGGTATGAACCGTGCTTTTCTGGCATTCCAAATGCTCCACCCAGATCACCTGAAAGATTAAACCATCGGAAAAATGAGACTCAAACTTCATGTAGTCTCCAAAAGGCGAGCAGTTTAAAAAAGAAGTCTGGTATATGCATATGCAGATATGTACTTACCTTGCAGTGGCCATTGGATTTATCCTCAATGATGCAGCCAGAAGGACGTTTTCTGCATTTCACAAGGGACGCATCGATATTATCTTCAACTTTATCAATGGAAACATCAACAATCGCCCATTGATCTGCACTCAGCTGCTTGCAGAATCGGACAAAGTACACCTCTCTTGTGGGCACCATGGGTGTGAGCATTTGCAGCTCTGCAAACATCTAGAACCAGCATAATGGGAAAAAAGTTAATTGCAGAATCTAACCTAAGCCATGTCCAGCACCCTTAAGCAAAAGTAAATAATGGAACTGGTTTCAGATGACTGGAAGGTGTGGTAGATTGTTAGGTGAATTCCTAGTTTTCCATGTTTGTAAGTAAGGCCAAATTTTCAAAAGGGTTTTTTGACCTTCAGTTGAGTTTATTACTGCAGAAAAGTTCATCCAAGAAGCAATTTCAAAAAAGCCTTCACCATGAGGAAAAGTCACTTCTGCTAAGCCATAATGATGACAATTTTTTCCTGCCTTTTGTTGTCCAGAAAAATCAGAAGAGAATTCCTCAGTTTTTCTCCATTTTGAGCCATATAAAAAACTCCACTCCTACAAGCTGTGGCAGAGATTGATTTTTCCTATGAAGAGatgccctttttttttcagaatttatTCCACAAATCGTTCAAATCAGAGATGATGGAGAAGTTTTTTTGATGGGTTACTCACCAATTGAACTGCTCCATTTCTATTAGGACCTTCACCATTGCAGATAATATCAACGGTAGCCGCCTTTGAGATTGTGCATGGAAACATTTCCTTCCATTGATTCTATGAAAATAGAGGACAATCATGGAAAGGGAGTCAATCAAATTTGAAAGCTAGCATATTACTTTGGATCAATTCAATGAACCATTGATTCAAAAACGGCTTACCACATCCATGAAACTTTGAACAAGCCGTGGGAGGTCCACAAACACAACTCCAGTCTCTCTTGAGGCCTCAATTGACCTCTTTGGCCTTCCATTGCCTGAATTTTCGACAGAAAATTCTCTCATGTACTCGTCGTAATTAAGTATCTCACGACCAGTCTCAACGCTTCTAATCCAAAGCGGTTCCCCAGCAGTTGCCATCTTCTTGAGCTCCTCCATTGCCTGATTAACTATCTCCATGATTCTCGACTTCTCAAGCCCGAAAATTCCAGTGTAGAACTCCAAAGAGCTTCTGTTCTCATGATCATTTCCAGCCGAGCATGAGGAGCTAGGTGATCCTGTTCCAGGAGGGTATTTCCCAATGACTGCTCGTAGTTTTTCCACCTACATATTGAAATGAAATTCATCCTTACCATAAAGAGTAAAAAACACCTCAAAACCATTGATTTCAGTTTCACAAGTTAGTTTTTCAAACCTCGGCTTTCAGCCTTGCATTTTCGATTCTCAGCTGTTGTTCTTCAGTTGTCATGGTGGGGTCTCTACTAGAGGTGGCTGAGCCGCAGTTGGGGCAACAAGACTTCTTAATGGTCTCCCTCATAGCCTTATTTTCATCTCTAAGCTTCTCCATTTCTGATTTCAATAGAGAGTTTTCATGGCGCTCCTGTATAGCCTGCAACAGCCATTCCAGTACAATGACCAATTCAACAAAAGCCGAAAACTTTCCCTAAAAGAAATGAATCCATACAACAACCAGACACGACCCACGGCTCAAATGGAGAGGAGAATTGCCACATACCTTAATTTGAGTTCGTCGGTTTTGAAACCAGAACTTGACTTGCCTGGGAGCAAGGCCTAGTTGCTTGCTTAGTTGCTGCCTTTGCTTCTCATCTGGATGTGGTGACTCCTTGAATAGCCTGTAAACGTATCGATCATGTAAaaagattaactaaaaaaacACACTAAGGTGATAATAGACAAATGGATAGAGATGAATCTACATAATTTTCTGTGAATCAAAGTACCAtgtcaaacaaaagaaaaataaagctCTAACATTAGCTTTAGATGCTTTTACGCCTTTTTCTTTTGTAAGCTTGCCATCAACCCCTTTAACCCTCCATGATAAAGTTTTCTTTTCAACTGCTGCCCAAAAAAACTGATTACAACCAAATCATTTGTTCGAATACATCGAATTTGTTCGATAATGGCCAGTGATTTGGGtgacatcaatgttaattttataTCTGAAAACAGTCTAACTATTACATTAATTCCATGCATCATTGACGGATTAATGTAACATTATTTTCAGACTTCGATGACTCAGAAAACCTAAGTCTTGGTAAGAATAGGAATTCATACAATGGGAaggagagacagagagagaaagagagaaagaaagagagggagCTTACGCTTCCATTTCTCTGATTTGCTCAGCAGTGTGTCTGTGatatttcttcctcttcttcttcttgccCTTCTCACCTTCTCCATCTTCATCACCCTCTCCTTCTCCATCAAACTCATCTTCGGATCTTGACCTCGCCGGGCCTGAGTTCTCACTGCTTATCTCCACCGTATCATCCCTCCGCCCTCCTCCGCTCCCCTCATCCCCTTCCTCCACCTCCATGTTGGCCGCAGCTGCAGCCGCGGCGCCGCCATCTCGAAAAATCCCAGCCTTcaacaaccaaaacaaaaaccCATAAACAAacgaagaaaaaggaaagaaaagaaaacaaaaaacacccagaagaaaaatcaaaagggtgtgagaaaagaaagaacaaaaggaGAGAGGGAATATACAAGACTAAGAGAGAGAGCTGGAGAGGCGAAGAAGTCTTTGGTACGAGACGCGGGTGGATTCGACATGTCCACGCCCATGGCAAGAGAAGCTTTGTGGATGAGCAGTGTTGTTTTATGGAGGCAGCAATGGGGTTGCTGCTGAAGAAAtgtggaagagagagaaagtgtggGGTAGGGTTGATTTAAGGATATAAAACAAAGAGAGGAAA from Vitis vinifera cultivar Pinot Noir 40024 chromosome 9, ASM3070453v1 includes these protein-coding regions:
- the LOC104880303 gene encoding peroxidase 21-like, giving the protein MGFEAFPMLLAMALWASFPANGVVDTAERVDGLELHFYKGIAVRAQRVVLFHFFLGIRVASQLAAREAIFLVVYAGFKDATPVTVTVGGAHTLGVGHCRNFENRLRPRADPAISPSHAFVLKTIYSGPSVSDIAFATNDATATSFDNRYFIDTLNGRGLLKIDSDISRDPRTLSHVVRFGISLEQLFERFSYGFSKLSNYKALVGDVGKIRRDSRFSN
- the LOC100251530 gene encoding small ribosomal subunit protein uS17c, which codes for MSLLQSLKLTTPFLHGSSNLSLLSKPSSTSLASPPPPPTFLPPIRAMKSMQGRVVCATSDKTVAVEVVRLAPHPKYKRRVRKKKKYQAHDPDNQFKVGDVVQLEKSRPISKTKTFVAIPVPNRNRAKSQEAAAGELEIPLESQQA
- the LOC100256623 gene encoding homeobox-leucine zipper protein GLABRA 2 — its product is MGVDMSNPPASRTKDFFASPALSLSLAGIFRDGGAAAAAAANMEVEEGDEGSGGGRRDDTVEISSENSGPARSRSEDEFDGEGEGDEDGEGEKGKKKKRKKYHRHTAEQIREMEALFKESPHPDEKQRQQLSKQLGLAPRQVKFWFQNRRTQIKAIQERHENSLLKSEMEKLRDENKAMRETIKKSCCPNCGSATSSRDPTMTTEEQQLRIENARLKAEVEKLRAVIGKYPPGTGSPSSSCSAGNDHENRSSLEFYTGIFGLEKSRIMEIVNQAMEELKKMATAGEPLWIRSVETGREILNYDEYMREFSVENSGNGRPKRSIEASRETGVVFVDLPRLVQSFMDVNQWKEMFPCTISKAATVDIICNGEGPNRNGAVQLMFAELQMLTPMVPTREVYFVRFCKQLSADQWAIVDVSIDKVEDNIDASLVKCRKRPSGCIIEDKSNGHCKVIWVEHLECQKSTVHTMYRQIVNSGLAFGAKHWIATLQLQCERLVFFMATNVPTKDSSGVATLAGRKSILKLAQRMTWSFCRALGASSFNSWTKVSSKTGDDIRVASRKNLNDPGEPQGVILCAVSSVWLPVAPHVIFDFLRDEARRSEWDIMLSGGPVQSIANLAKGQDRGNAVTIQTMKSKDNSMWVVQDTCTNAYESMVVYAPVDIPGMQSVMTGCDSSSIAILPSGFSILPDGVESRPLVITSRPEEKSTEGGSLLTIAFQVLTNTSPTAKLTMESVESVNTLVSCTLQNIKTSLQCEDG